A window of Castanea sativa cultivar Marrone di Chiusa Pesio chromosome 1, ASM4071231v1 contains these coding sequences:
- the LOC142634456 gene encoding uncharacterized protein LOC142634456, which produces MKLLAWNYRGLGNCRVVQELVDIVQAQDPMIVFLLEILSVKEHVKWVRDRIYIDGCFTIPNKGRGGGLALLWKACVNVWVDSFSKYHIDSIVHGGSKNAWRSTGFYGELETSQRQERWNMLRMLSSRPKLSWCCFGDFNELLEVHDKRGGVSRTYNLMQAFRNVLDLCGFVDLGFSGSNFTWHGIRRGELIWERLDRGVANYEWLAKFPTGRIKHLNCFTLDHRPILFLLDENGEHQRWRRKPFRFEAMWVEDPGCNEIITRAWDCTPERLCMQLPQD; this is translated from the coding sequence ATGAAACTCTTAGCTTGGAACTACAGGGGGCTTGGGAACTGCCGTGTAGTTCAAGAGCTTGTAGATATAGTACAAGCACAAGATCCCATGATTGtgtttttgttagaaatattgTCAGTTAAGGAGCATGTGAAGTGGGTCCGAGATAGGATTTACATTGATGGGTGTTTCACGATACCGAATAAGGGAAGGGGAGGGGGTTTGGCTTTACTTTGGAAGGCATGTGTAAATGTTTGGGTTGACAGTTTTTCAAAGTACCATATAGATTCAATTGTTCATGGTGGTTCGAAAAATGCGTGGAGGTCGACTGGCTTTTATGGTGAACTTGAGACTAGTCAAAGACAGGAGAGATGGAATATGCTAAGAATGTTGAGCTCAAGGCCAAAACTCTCATGGTGTTGTTTTGGGGATTTCAATGAACTACTTGAGGTACACGATAAAAGGGGTGGTGTTTCTAGGACATATAATTTGATGCAGGCCTTTCGTAACGTCCTAGATCTTTGTGGGTTTGTTGATTTAGGTTTCTCAGGTTCGAATTTCACTTGGCATGGTATTCGTAGGGGGGAGTTGATATGGGAGAGATTGGATAGGGGTGTTGCAAACTATGAGTGGTTAGCTAAGTTCCCCACGGGCAGGATTAAACATCTCAACTGCTTTACTTTGGATCATAGGCCAATTCTCTTCTTATTGGATGAGAATGGGGAACACCAAAGGTGGAGACGAAAGCCTTTTCGTTTTGAGGCTATGTGGGTTGAGGATCCAGGATGCAATGAGATAATTACTAGAGCATGGGATTGTACTCCTGAACGCCTATGTATGCAGCTACCACAAGATTAA